In Flammeovirgaceae bacterium 311, one DNA window encodes the following:
- a CDS encoding DNA mismatch repair protein MutS domain-containing protein (COG0249 Mismatch repair ATPase (MutS family)), whose translation MTLPSPKGTYQNNSSRYQETADILKKTVQKWSVARIIFFVVVLVLLIYLANERLSSWVLALLFVSPFIFAYLVKQHRKYKERWGLDQILVDINRQELQRLQHKFEGMPTGQEHYMALHTYHPDLDILGRHSLFQLINRAATPGGESMLAYWLSTPAAPQNIATRQEAVKELKPLLDWRQQFAAIGLYHRKSHATLEPLKDWLHSPNVVLPRTMYRVAFATLPPLTVLLILAFLFLNISFWWIIGAAIVNTFVVFRLAPAAKVAEEAAYNSITILKGSAGMFELLENGNWQSPYLKELQQQFLKGEIRVSGQIRELSRILDGLESRSNGLYMILNTLFLQDLYWMLRAERWKERVKADIDAWFDALYAWEALNSIAGLAYSEPEWVFPEIVPASEHLYEAQELGHPLLPLGRVTNDFSLKGKGEVVLITGSNMAGKSTFLRTVGINAVLALTGAPVCARQMRISCMQVFTSMRTQDSLAENVSSFYAELQRIRQLLRLLRASSVQETLAADLPTQELALPPDANPDLPVLFLLDEILKGTNSADRHKGAAALIRQLQGLNASGMISTHDLDLGQTASGAGLRNYSFNSEVIGQEIRFNYKLEPGLCTSFNASALMAKMGIDIDQREGQQQRTTS comes from the coding sequence ATGACCCTACCTTCTCCCAAAGGAACATATCAGAATAACAGTAGTCGATACCAGGAAACAGCCGATATCCTCAAAAAAACGGTGCAGAAATGGTCGGTTGCAAGGATTATTTTTTTTGTTGTTGTGCTGGTGCTCCTGATTTACCTTGCCAATGAACGGCTAAGCAGTTGGGTACTGGCTTTACTTTTTGTTTCTCCATTTATCTTTGCTTATCTGGTGAAACAGCATAGAAAGTATAAAGAACGCTGGGGCCTGGATCAGATATTAGTAGACATAAACAGGCAGGAGTTACAGCGGCTACAGCACAAGTTTGAAGGTATGCCTACGGGACAGGAACACTATATGGCACTCCATACCTACCATCCCGATCTGGATATACTGGGGCGTCATTCACTGTTTCAGCTTATAAACCGCGCTGCAACGCCGGGTGGCGAGTCTATGCTTGCCTACTGGTTAAGTACACCAGCCGCTCCACAAAACATAGCCACCAGGCAGGAGGCAGTAAAAGAACTCAAGCCCCTGCTGGACTGGCGCCAGCAATTTGCTGCCATTGGCTTATACCACCGTAAGTCACATGCTACCCTGGAACCCCTGAAAGATTGGCTGCATAGCCCTAATGTGGTACTGCCCCGCACCATGTACCGGGTTGCCTTTGCTACCTTACCACCCCTTACGGTTTTGCTAATTCTGGCTTTTCTGTTTCTGAATATTTCTTTCTGGTGGATTATAGGTGCTGCAATTGTAAATACCTTTGTAGTGTTTCGCCTGGCCCCTGCTGCCAAAGTTGCCGAAGAAGCAGCCTATAACAGCATTACTATTTTAAAAGGTAGTGCCGGCATGTTTGAGCTACTGGAAAACGGCAACTGGCAATCGCCCTACCTGAAGGAATTACAGCAGCAGTTTTTGAAAGGAGAAATTAGAGTATCGGGACAGATCCGGGAGTTATCCAGAATTTTAGATGGCCTAGAATCGCGCAGTAACGGACTTTACATGATACTGAACACCTTATTCCTGCAGGACCTTTACTGGATGCTGAGGGCCGAGCGCTGGAAAGAAAGGGTGAAAGCAGACATTGATGCCTGGTTTGACGCCCTCTACGCCTGGGAGGCTCTGAACAGCATAGCAGGGCTTGCCTACTCAGAGCCCGAATGGGTATTCCCTGAAATTGTGCCTGCCTCAGAACATTTGTATGAGGCACAGGAGCTGGGACACCCGCTGCTGCCACTGGGAAGGGTTACAAATGACTTTAGCCTGAAAGGCAAAGGAGAAGTGGTATTAATTACCGGCTCAAATATGGCCGGCAAGAGTACATTTTTAAGAACAGTGGGCATAAACGCGGTACTGGCACTCACAGGTGCTCCTGTATGTGCCAGGCAAATGCGGATAAGCTGCATGCAGGTATTTACCAGCATGCGCACCCAGGATTCGCTGGCCGAAAACGTTTCTTCTTTTTATGCAGAATTACAACGCATACGGCAGCTGCTTAGGCTGCTTAGGGCCAGTTCCGTTCAGGAAACACTTGCCGCAGACCTGCCAACGCAGGAGCTTGCCCTGCCTCCTGATGCTAATCCGGATTTACCAGTACTATTCTTACTGGATGAGATCCTGAAAGGCACCAATTCTGCCGACAGGCACAAAGGAGCTGCAGCACTTATTCGTCAATTGCAGGGGCTGAATGCTTCCGGTATGATTTCAACCCACGATCTGGACCTGGGCCAGACTGCAAGTGGTGCCGGCTTACGCAACTACAGCTTTAACAGTGAAGTTATTGGCCAGGAGATCCGCTTCAACTATAAATTAGAGCCAGGTTTATGCACCAGCTTTAACGCCAGTGCACTTATGGCTAAAATGGGTATAGATATAGATCAGAGAGAAGGGCAGCAGCAACGCACCACCTCCTAA